One Acinetobacter pullicarnis genomic region harbors:
- a CDS encoding D-Ala-D-Ala carboxypeptidase family metallohydrolase produces MKKNLLGLGTIASATLIMTACSTSPHKNSQIPHDKSQRIVIPQEKIILQRQAPPKAMPESYRQWLITNDNQARAREYERFLEQNHVGNIIPSFELFKTARDWQKCGSAEYMVPNRELWGNQLATLKVFKYLVATNILTDFEVTSVYRDLPLNQCAGGASSSRHLYNSAIDFRIGPVYPQAHDYTYIESTKYRLCQFWSQYGQNFNMGIGLYASGQIHIDTQGFRTWGPDLTRKSSMCNF; encoded by the coding sequence ATGAAAAAAAACTTACTTGGTCTTGGTACGATTGCAAGTGCAACACTTATCATGACTGCCTGTAGTACTTCTCCGCATAAAAATTCACAGATACCACATGACAAAAGTCAGCGTATCGTCATTCCCCAAGAGAAAATCATACTGCAACGCCAAGCCCCACCCAAGGCCATGCCAGAATCTTATCGTCAATGGTTAATCACCAATGATAATCAAGCCCGAGCGCGTGAATACGAGCGCTTTCTAGAACAAAACCATGTTGGCAATATTATTCCGAGTTTCGAATTATTTAAAACAGCACGCGATTGGCAGAAATGTGGCAGCGCTGAATATATGGTGCCTAACCGAGAACTATGGGGCAACCAATTAGCCACTTTAAAAGTTTTTAAGTATTTGGTTGCGACCAATATATTAACTGACTTTGAGGTCACCTCAGTTTATCGAGATCTACCATTGAACCAATGTGCGGGTGGTGCTTCATCTTCACGTCATTTATATAACTCAGCGATTGATTTTCGAATTGGCCCTGTTTACCCACAGGCTCATGATTATACTTATATCGAAAGCACCAAATATAGACTTTGCCAGTTTTGGTCTCAATATGGTCAAAACTTTAATATGGGCATAGGCTTATACGCTTCCGGACAGATTCATATTGATACCCAAGGTTTCCGTACTTGGGGACCAGATCTGACTCGTAAAAGCTCAATGTGCAATTTCTAA